In one window of Bradyrhizobium diazoefficiens DNA:
- a CDS encoding NYN domain-containing protein produces MSPSPANKIALFIDGANLYATAKTLGFDIDYKRLLKEFQSRGTLLRAFYYTAIIEDQEYSSIRPLIDWLDYNGYTVVTKATKEFIDASGRRKVKGNMDIELAVDAMELAEHIDQMVLFSGDGDFRSLVEAVQRRGVRVTVISTIASQPPMIADELRRQADVFTDLVELQSKLGRDPSERPAPRDRGEREARHHAPHAPQFLQRATTMAPRGDDDFEE; encoded by the coding sequence ATGTCACCTTCCCCTGCCAACAAGATTGCGCTCTTCATCGATGGAGCCAACCTCTACGCGACGGCGAAAACTCTAGGCTTCGATATCGATTACAAGCGCCTGCTGAAGGAATTTCAGAGCCGCGGTACGCTGTTGCGGGCCTTCTACTACACCGCGATCATCGAGGATCAGGAATACTCCTCGATCCGCCCCCTGATCGACTGGCTGGACTACAACGGCTACACCGTCGTCACCAAGGCGACCAAGGAATTCATCGACGCCTCCGGCCGCCGCAAGGTCAAGGGCAACATGGATATCGAGCTGGCCGTCGACGCGATGGAGCTCGCCGAGCACATCGACCAGATGGTGCTGTTTTCGGGCGACGGCGACTTCCGCTCCCTGGTCGAGGCCGTGCAGCGCCGCGGCGTGCGGGTCACGGTGATCTCTACCATCGCCAGCCAGCCGCCGATGATCGCCGACGAACTGCGCCGCCAGGCCGACGTCTTCACCGATCTCGTCGAATTGCAGTCCAAGCTTGGCCGCGACCCGTCCGAGCGCCCCGCCCCACGCGATCGCGGCGAACGCGAAGCACGTCACCACGCCCCGCATGCCCCGCAATTCCTCCAGCGCGCGACCACGATGGCGCCGAGGGGCGATGACGACTTCGAGGAGTGA
- the acpS gene encoding holo-ACP synthase — protein sequence MIIGIGSDLIDITRVGKVIERHGERFLDRIFTAAERAKAERRAKNEKMVVATYAKRFAAKEACSKALGTGIRQGVWWRDMGVVNLPGGRPTMRLTGGALARLRALTPEGFQAQIDLSITDDWPLAQAFVIISAVPLLKP from the coding sequence ATGATCATCGGCATCGGCTCCGACCTGATCGACATCACCCGCGTCGGCAAGGTGATCGAGCGCCATGGCGAGCGTTTCCTGGACCGCATCTTCACCGCGGCCGAGCGGGCCAAGGCGGAGCGGCGGGCCAAGAACGAGAAGATGGTGGTGGCGACCTACGCCAAGCGCTTTGCCGCCAAGGAGGCCTGCTCCAAGGCGCTCGGCACCGGCATCAGGCAGGGCGTGTGGTGGCGCGACATGGGGGTGGTCAACCTGCCCGGGGGGCGTCCGACCATGCGGCTGACCGGGGGGGCGCTGGCCCGGCTCCGGGCCCTGACGCCGGAGGGATTCCAGGCTCAGATCGATCTGTCGATCACCGACGACTGGCCGTTGGCGCAGGCCTTCGTGATCATTTCCGCCGTCCCGCTGCTCAAGCCCTGA
- the mscL gene encoding large conductance mechanosensitive channel protein MscL — protein sequence MLKEFRDFAMKGNVVDLAVGVIIGAAFGAIVNSLVGDVIMPMIGAATGGLDFSNYFTPLSAKVTATNLADAKKQGAVLAWGSFLTLTINFIIVAFVLFLVIRAMNRLKRKEEAAPAAPPKPSAEVELLTEIRDLLKKS from the coding sequence ATGCTCAAGGAGTTCCGCGATTTCGCCATGAAGGGCAACGTCGTCGACCTCGCGGTCGGCGTCATCATCGGCGCGGCCTTCGGCGCCATCGTCAACTCGCTGGTCGGCGACGTGATCATGCCGATGATTGGTGCTGCCACCGGCGGGCTCGACTTCTCGAACTACTTCACCCCCTTGTCTGCGAAGGTCACCGCCACCAATTTAGCTGACGCGAAGAAGCAAGGGGCCGTACTTGCTTGGGGCAGCTTCCTCACGCTGACGATCAACTTCATCATCGTCGCCTTCGTGCTGTTCCTGGTGATCCGCGCCATGAACAGGCTGAAGCGCAAGGAGGAGGCGGCGCCCGCCGCGCCGCCGAAGCCCTCGGCGGAGGTCGAGCTGCTGACCGAGATCCGCGATCTCCTCAAGAAGTCTTGA
- a CDS encoding lytic transglycosylase domain-containing protein — protein sequence MASLSIGCVALAKSNETTEDTAKEPAKGTEKGTQKGTAKPATKHSPKDTAKGSTEGPAKGLAKGLAKGSAKGSAKETAKDAAKGPSRGAAAAPAKDAAKKAGKDAAKDKPKPAASGPAPKSRPTASAPASRTAPAVTTTVRPSAPAPARPVATPVLAPATRQHAAPRKPVTPAAVAATSSTSQADKDTLETVIELVRKRKPGDATSYADTISDPVARKLAEWIILRSEDNGASVERYRAFLSANPSWPSQTFLRRRLEAAMWDDRRDDSVAWSWFENESPVSAKGRFTLAKAMLARGDRANAERLVREAWRSDPMSEETENNALDQFGALLTPGDQKARMDTLLYGSEHEAALRAAKRLGAGYVALAKARIASFRKAPNTRALLEQVPRELHSDPGFIFSKIQLLRREEKFAEAAQLMLSAPKDPGRLYNLDEWWIERRLLARKMIDTEEFRSAYLIARDAALPTRDIYKTEQEFTAGWIALRFLNDPAAASQHFARIGVGSVNPTTLARAGYWQGRAAEAAGRQQEARNAYARAAEQSTSYYGQLARAKLGLPQIALNSQPRGRGAERLEIVRAAQLLYELDERELAVPMLADMGENGDPEALTGLGELTQRYGDARGMLLVGKAALNRGLPFDFYAYPVNGIPQFTQIGPEVERSIVYAIARQESAFNPSVVSPAQAYGLMQVTPDAARYVCKRHGATYDLSRLKNDTSYNATLGAAELGGLIEDYRGSYIMTFAAYNAGRGSVKKWIDRYGDPRDPKVDAVDWVELIPFSETRNYVQRIMENLQVYRARFGGGTRLQIEADLRRGAGSVE from the coding sequence ATGGCCAGCCTGTCGATCGGCTGCGTCGCTTTGGCCAAGTCCAATGAGACGACCGAGGACACCGCGAAGGAACCCGCCAAGGGAACTGAGAAGGGAACCCAGAAGGGAACCGCAAAGCCGGCCACCAAGCATTCCCCAAAGGACACTGCGAAGGGATCTACCGAGGGACCTGCCAAGGGACTTGCCAAGGGACTTGCCAAGGGATCGGCAAAAGGATCGGCCAAGGAAACAGCCAAAGATGCGGCCAAGGGTCCAAGCAGGGGAGCAGCTGCCGCCCCAGCCAAGGATGCCGCAAAGAAGGCTGGCAAGGACGCCGCGAAGGACAAGCCGAAGCCCGCAGCGAGCGGCCCCGCGCCAAAATCCCGACCGACCGCCAGTGCTCCGGCTTCCCGAACCGCGCCGGCCGTGACAACCACAGTCAGACCTTCCGCCCCGGCCCCCGCCCGACCCGTCGCGACGCCCGTGCTGGCGCCTGCGACACGCCAGCACGCCGCGCCGCGCAAGCCGGTCACGCCGGCAGCGGTCGCTGCGACCTCGTCGACGTCGCAAGCCGACAAGGACACGCTGGAGACTGTTATCGAGCTGGTGCGCAAGCGGAAGCCGGGCGACGCCACCAGTTACGCAGATACGATTTCCGATCCCGTCGCGCGAAAGCTGGCGGAATGGATCATCCTGCGCAGCGAGGACAATGGCGCGAGCGTCGAGCGCTACCGCGCCTTCCTCTCTGCCAATCCGAGCTGGCCGTCGCAGACGTTCCTGCGCCGGCGGCTCGAAGCCGCCATGTGGGACGACAGGCGCGACGATTCAGTTGCGTGGTCGTGGTTCGAGAACGAGTCGCCTGTTTCCGCGAAGGGCCGCTTCACGCTCGCCAAGGCGATGCTGGCGCGCGGCGACCGCGCCAATGCCGAGCGGTTGGTGCGCGAGGCCTGGCGCAGCGATCCGATGTCGGAGGAGACCGAGAACAACGCACTCGACCAGTTCGGCGCCCTGCTCACGCCGGGCGACCAGAAGGCGCGGATGGACACGCTGCTTTATGGCAGCGAGCACGAGGCGGCACTGCGCGCGGCGAAACGGCTCGGCGCCGGCTACGTCGCGCTCGCCAAGGCCCGTATCGCCTCGTTCAGGAAAGCACCGAACACGCGCGCGCTGCTCGAACAAGTGCCGCGCGAGCTGCACAGCGATCCCGGCTTCATCTTCAGCAAGATCCAGCTCCTGCGCCGCGAGGAGAAGTTTGCGGAGGCCGCCCAGCTCATGCTGTCGGCGCCGAAGGATCCGGGGCGGCTCTACAATCTCGACGAATGGTGGATCGAGCGGCGCCTGTTGGCGCGCAAGATGATTGACACCGAGGAATTCCGCAGCGCCTACCTGATCGCACGCGACGCCGCGCTCCCCACACGGGACATCTACAAGACCGAGCAGGAGTTCACGGCCGGCTGGATCGCCCTGCGCTTCCTCAACGATCCCGCGGCAGCCAGTCAGCACTTTGCCCGCATCGGCGTCGGCAGCGTCAATCCAACCACGCTGGCGCGTGCCGGTTACTGGCAGGGCCGCGCCGCCGAGGCCGCCGGCCGCCAGCAGGAGGCACGCAACGCCTATGCCCGCGCAGCCGAGCAATCGACCAGCTATTACGGCCAGCTCGCGCGCGCCAAGCTCGGCCTGCCGCAGATCGCGCTGAACAGTCAGCCGCGCGGCCGCGGCGCCGAACGGCTGGAGATCGTGCGCGCCGCGCAATTGCTCTACGAGCTCGACGAGCGCGAACTTGCCGTGCCCATGCTCGCCGACATGGGCGAGAACGGCGATCCGGAGGCGCTGACCGGCCTCGGCGAGCTGACCCAGCGCTACGGCGACGCACGCGGCATGCTGCTGGTCGGCAAGGCGGCACTCAATCGCGGCCTGCCGTTCGACTTCTACGCCTACCCCGTCAACGGCATTCCACAGTTCACGCAGATCGGCCCCGAGGTCGAACGCAGCATCGTCTACGCCATCGCGCGGCAGGAAAGCGCGTTCAATCCCTCCGTGGTCTCTCCGGCGCAAGCTTATGGGCTGATGCAGGTAACCCCGGACGCCGCGCGTTATGTCTGCAAACGGCACGGTGCGACCTACGACCTGTCGCGACTGAAGAACGATACGTCCTACAACGCCACGCTCGGCGCGGCCGAACTCGGCGGGCTCATCGAGGATTATCGCGGCTCCTACATCATGACCTTTGCCGCCTACAACGCCGGTCGTGGCAGCGTGAAGAAGTGGATCGACCGTTACGGCGACCCGCGCGACCCGAAGGTCGACGCGGTCGATTGGGTCGAGCTGATCCCGTTCTCCGAGACGCGCAACTACGTGCAGCGGATCATGGAGAATCTTCAGGTCTATCGCGCCCGCTTCGGCGGCGGCACGCGGCTCCAGATCGAGGCCGATTTGCGCCGCGGCGCCGGCAGCGTGGAGTAG
- a CDS encoding bifunctional (p)ppGpp synthetase/guanosine-3',5'-bis(diphosphate) 3'-pyrophosphohydrolase: MVYRRRGHTQMQAATESVAVVPTAPVARPAKPRARMMRQYDLVERVRSYNANTNEDLLNRAYVYAMKAHGSQTRASGDPYFSHPLEVAAILTDLKLDDATIVAALLHDTIEDTEATRAEIDQIFGPEIGALVEGLTKLKRLELVSREAKQAENLRKLLLAIADDVRVLLVKLADRLHNMRTLDFVPTESRRRIAEETLDIYAPLAGRMGMQEMREELEDLSFRTLDPEAYSVVMQRLDALAERNRNLIGEIEDQLSNNLRHRGLGARVYGRRKKPFSIWTKMERKSVGFEQLSDIFGFRVVVNDIEACYRALGIVHTTWPVVPGRFKDYISTPKQNDYRSIHTTVIGPGNQRVELQIRTEAMDQIAERGIAAHVFYKEGVGSPTEFLKRESNAFAWLRHTIGILSESANPEEFLEHTKLELFHDQVFCFTPKGKLIALPRHANVIDFAYAVHTDVGNSAVGCKINGQFAPLSSELQNGDEVEVLTSEAQSAPPSAWETLAVTGKARAAIRRATRTAVRDQYVGLGRRIVERLFERAKIEYADDKLKGALPRLARTSIEDVMAAVGRGEIKASHVARAMYPDYKEERVARYGVKKGLAAKLKEKASEPSRSPVAIPIGGNNSDLPVKFAPNGGAVPGDRIVGIVTPGEGITIYPIQSPALKDFEEEPERWLDVRWDIEDSAPQRFPARIKVENVNEPGALAQIATVIAEHDGNIDNISMQRRSPDFTETTIDLEVYDLKHLSAILAQLRAKAVVARVERVNG, translated from the coding sequence ATGGTGTATCGACGCCGCGGACACACGCAGATGCAGGCCGCAACCGAATCGGTTGCCGTGGTCCCGACTGCGCCGGTGGCACGGCCAGCGAAGCCGCGTGCGCGCATGATGCGTCAATATGACCTCGTCGAGCGCGTCCGGTCCTACAATGCGAATACCAATGAAGATCTGCTGAACCGCGCCTACGTCTACGCCATGAAGGCGCACGGTTCGCAGACCCGCGCCTCTGGCGATCCGTATTTCTCGCACCCGCTCGAAGTGGCGGCGATTCTCACCGATCTGAAGCTGGACGACGCGACCATCGTCGCCGCGCTGCTTCACGACACGATCGAGGACACGGAAGCCACTCGCGCCGAGATCGACCAGATCTTCGGCCCCGAGATCGGCGCGCTGGTCGAGGGCCTGACCAAGCTGAAGCGGCTCGAGCTGGTGTCGCGCGAGGCCAAGCAGGCCGAGAACCTGCGCAAATTGTTGCTGGCCATTGCCGACGATGTCCGCGTGCTCCTGGTCAAGCTCGCCGACCGCCTGCACAACATGCGCACGCTGGATTTCGTGCCGACGGAATCGCGGCGGCGCATCGCCGAGGAGACGCTCGACATCTATGCGCCGCTGGCGGGGCGCATGGGCATGCAAGAAATGCGCGAGGAGCTGGAGGATCTGTCCTTCCGCACCCTCGATCCCGAAGCCTATTCGGTGGTGATGCAGCGGCTCGATGCGCTCGCCGAGCGCAACCGCAATCTGATCGGCGAGATCGAGGACCAGCTCTCCAACAATCTGCGCCACAGGGGTCTCGGCGCGCGGGTCTATGGGCGCCGCAAGAAGCCGTTTTCGATCTGGACCAAGATGGAGAGAAAGTCGGTCGGCTTCGAGCAATTGTCCGACATCTTCGGCTTCCGCGTCGTCGTCAACGACATCGAGGCCTGCTATCGCGCGCTCGGCATCGTCCACACCACCTGGCCGGTGGTGCCGGGACGTTTCAAGGACTACATCTCGACACCGAAGCAGAACGACTATCGCTCGATCCACACCACGGTAATCGGGCCCGGCAACCAGCGCGTCGAGCTCCAGATCCGCACCGAGGCGATGGACCAGATCGCCGAGCGCGGCATTGCCGCGCACGTCTTCTACAAGGAAGGCGTGGGCTCGCCGACCGAATTCCTCAAGCGCGAGTCGAACGCATTCGCCTGGTTGCGCCACACCATCGGCATTCTCTCGGAGAGCGCCAACCCCGAGGAATTCCTCGAGCATACCAAGCTCGAACTGTTCCACGACCAGGTGTTCTGCTTCACCCCGAAGGGCAAGCTGATCGCGCTGCCGCGCCATGCCAACGTGATCGACTTCGCCTATGCCGTGCACACCGACGTCGGCAATAGTGCGGTCGGCTGCAAGATCAACGGCCAGTTCGCGCCGCTGTCCTCGGAGCTTCAGAATGGCGACGAGGTCGAAGTGCTGACCTCGGAAGCCCAATCGGCGCCGCCCTCGGCCTGGGAAACGCTCGCGGTCACCGGCAAGGCGCGCGCTGCGATCCGCCGCGCCACGCGTACCGCGGTGCGCGATCAATATGTCGGCCTCGGCCGGCGCATCGTCGAGCGCCTGTTCGAGCGCGCCAAGATTGAATACGCCGACGACAAGCTCAAGGGCGCGCTGCCGCGGCTGGCGCGGACCTCGATCGAGGACGTCATGGCGGCGGTCGGCCGGGGCGAGATCAAGGCGTCCCATGTCGCGCGCGCGATGTATCCCGACTACAAAGAGGAACGCGTCGCGCGCTACGGCGTCAAGAAGGGGCTCGCCGCCAAGCTCAAGGAGAAGGCGTCGGAGCCGTCGCGCAGCCCGGTTGCGATCCCCATTGGCGGAAACAATTCCGACCTGCCGGTGAAGTTCGCGCCGAACGGCGGCGCTGTGCCCGGCGATCGCATCGTGGGCATCGTCACGCCGGGCGAGGGGATCACGATCTATCCGATCCAGTCGCCGGCGCTGAAGGATTTCGAGGAGGAGCCGGAGCGCTGGCTCGACGTCCGCTGGGACATCGAGGACTCTGCGCCGCAGCGCTTTCCGGCGCGCATCAAGGTCGAGAACGTCAACGAGCCCGGCGCGCTGGCGCAGATCGCGACCGTGATCGCCGAGCACGATGGCAATATCGACAACATCAGCATGCAGCGCCGCTCGCCCGACTTCACGGAGACGACGATCGACCTCGAAGTCTACGATCTCAAGCATTTGAGCGCGATCCTGGCCCAGCTGCGCGCGAAGGCGGTCGTCGCCCGCGTCGAACGTGTTAATGGATAG
- the rpoZ gene encoding DNA-directed RNA polymerase subunit omega, with the protein MARVTVEDCIDKVDNRFDLVLLAAHRARMISSGSQLTVDRDNDKNPVVSLREIADETISPEDLREELVHSLQKFVEVDEPEPDTVPLIGSAGASVDADDTEVAVERMTEEELLKGLEGLAPPEEQPEEDE; encoded by the coding sequence ATGGCTCGCGTCACCGTAGAAGATTGTATCGACAAGGTCGACAACCGGTTTGACCTGGTCCTGCTGGCCGCCCACCGTGCCCGCATGATTTCGTCCGGTTCACAACTAACGGTTGACCGCGATAACGACAAGAACCCTGTTGTATCTTTGCGTGAAATTGCCGACGAGACCATCTCGCCGGAGGATCTCCGCGAGGAGCTGGTGCACTCTCTCCAGAAGTTCGTCGAGGTCGACGAGCCCGAGCCGGATACGGTGCCGCTGATCGGTTCCGCCGGCGCCAGCGTCGATGCGGACGATACCGAAGTTGCTGTCGAGCGCATGACCGAAGAGGAGCTCCTGAAGGGCCTCGAGGGCCTCGCGCCGCCGGAAGAGCAGCCCGAGGAGGACGAGTAA
- a CDS encoding pyridoxine 5'-phosphate synthase — protein sequence MPALPLRLGVNIDHVATVRNARGGRHPDPVRAALLAIEAGADGITAHLREDRRHIRDEDMARLKAEISKPLNFEMAATDDMMRISLATKPHAVCLVPERRQEVTTEGGLDVVGQHNALAPYIARLNDAGIRVSLFIAADPAQIAMAAQLRAPVIEIHTGAWCDAVVDGHTDKAEAEWRRIVAGVKLATDAGLEVHAGHGLDYATAETIAGLPEIMELNIGYYMIGEALFVGLAETVRSMRAAMDRGRSRA from the coding sequence ATGCCCGCTCTTCCGCTCCGCCTCGGCGTCAATATCGACCATGTCGCGACCGTCCGTAACGCACGCGGTGGCCGCCATCCCGATCCGGTGCGCGCTGCGCTGCTCGCGATCGAGGCCGGCGCCGACGGCATCACCGCGCATCTGCGCGAAGACCGTCGGCACATCCGCGACGAGGACATGGCGCGGCTGAAGGCGGAGATCTCCAAGCCGCTGAATTTCGAGATGGCGGCGACCGACGACATGATGCGCATCTCGCTCGCCACCAAGCCGCATGCGGTGTGCCTGGTGCCGGAGCGGCGGCAGGAGGTCACGACCGAGGGCGGCCTCGACGTGGTCGGCCAGCACAATGCGCTCGCGCCCTATATCGCGCGGCTCAACGATGCCGGCATCCGCGTCTCGCTGTTCATTGCCGCGGACCCTGCGCAGATTGCGATGGCGGCGCAGCTGCGCGCGCCGGTGATCGAGATCCACACCGGCGCCTGGTGCGACGCGGTGGTCGACGGCCACACCGACAAGGCCGAGGCCGAATGGCGGCGGATCGTGGCGGGCGTCAAGCTCGCGACGGACGCAGGGCTCGAGGTCCATGCCGGTCACGGGCTCGACTACGCGACGGCGGAGACGATCGCGGGTCTGCCGGAGATCATGGAACTCAACATCGGCTACTACATGATCGGCGAGGCGCTGTTCGTCGGTCTTGCCGAGACGGTGCGCAGCATGCGCGCGGCGATGGACCGCGGCCGGAGCCGGGCATGA
- a CDS encoding uracil-DNA glycosylase, translated as MTTSRSEAVRSSDRAPILVPDRDCPLCPRLVAFREANRAREPSWHNAPVPPFGDVTARLLIVGLAPGMQGANRTGRPFTGDYAGDLLYATLLEYGFAKGTYQARPDDGMKLVDCRIANAVHCVPPQNKPLPVEINTCRQFLAATLETMPKLRAIVALGRIAHDTVLKPLKLKASQAPFGHGAVHQAGAFKLYDSYHCSRYNTNTGVLTTDMFRSVFARIKADLD; from the coding sequence ATGACGACTTCGAGGAGTGAGGCGGTCCGGTCAAGCGACCGGGCCCCCATCCTCGTCCCCGACCGTGACTGTCCGCTCTGCCCGCGCCTGGTCGCTTTTCGCGAGGCGAACCGCGCGCGCGAGCCGTCCTGGCACAACGCTCCGGTCCCGCCGTTCGGCGACGTCACGGCGCGCCTGCTGATCGTCGGTCTCGCGCCGGGGATGCAGGGCGCCAACCGCACGGGCCGGCCGTTCACCGGCGACTATGCCGGTGACCTGCTCTACGCCACGCTGCTCGAATACGGCTTTGCCAAAGGCACCTATCAGGCCCGGCCCGATGACGGCATGAAGCTGGTCGACTGCCGGATCGCCAATGCCGTGCACTGCGTACCGCCGCAGAACAAGCCGCTGCCGGTGGAGATCAACACCTGCCGGCAGTTTCTCGCCGCCACCCTCGAGACGATGCCCAAGCTGCGCGCGATCGTGGCGCTCGGACGGATCGCGCACGACACCGTGCTCAAGCCGCTGAAGCTGAAGGCCTCGCAAGCCCCGTTCGGTCACGGCGCGGTGCACCAGGCCGGCGCGTTCAAGCTCTACGACAGCTATCACTGCTCGCGTTACAACACGAACACCGGCGTGCTGACGACGGACATGTTCCGCAGCGTGTTCGCCAGGATAAAAGCTGACCTCGATTAG
- the smpB gene encoding SsrA-binding protein SmpB, translating to MADKNERPIKVMAENRKARFNYAIEDTVEAGIALTGTEVKSIRNGKSTIAESYADSKDGEIWLINATIPEYLQGNRFNHEPKRPRKLLLHRKQINKLMGAVDREGMTLIPLKLYFNERGRAKLQLAVAKGKKLHDKRETEKKRDWSREKGRLMRARG from the coding sequence ATGGCCGATAAGAACGAACGTCCTATCAAGGTCATGGCGGAGAATCGCAAGGCCCGCTTCAACTATGCGATTGAGGATACGGTCGAGGCGGGCATCGCGCTGACCGGCACCGAGGTCAAGTCGATCCGCAACGGCAAGAGCACGATTGCGGAATCCTATGCCGATTCGAAGGATGGCGAGATCTGGCTGATCAACGCCACCATTCCCGAATATCTTCAGGGCAACCGCTTCAATCACGAGCCAAAGCGGCCGCGCAAGCTGCTGCTTCACCGCAAACAAATCAACAAACTGATGGGTGCGGTCGACCGCGAGGGCATGACGTTGATCCCGCTCAAGCTCTACTTCAACGAGCGCGGTCGCGCCAAACTGCAGCTCGCCGTTGCAAAGGGCAAGAAGCTTCACGACAAGCGTGAGACCGAGAAGAAGCGGGACTGGAGCAGGGAGAAGGGCCGGCTGATGCGGGCGCGGGGATAG
- the dapA gene encoding 4-hydroxy-tetrahydrodipicolinate synthase — MAAKTKFRGSFTALVTPFKNGSLDEAAFRSLVNWQISEGTNGLVPVGTTGESPTLSHDEHKRVVEWCIEEAKGRVPVIAGAGSNSTKEAVELAQHAEKAGASAVLVVTPYYNKPTQEGMYQHFKAINDAIGIPIIIYNIPPRSVIDMSVDTMTRLWELKNIAGVKDATASMVRVSQQRAAMGEDFNQLSGEDATILGYMAHGGHGCISVTSNVAPRLCSEFQAAWAKGDTKAALAIHDKLMPLHNNLFIESNPAPIKYAMSLLGKLDEMLRLPMVPVSEPTRVAVRSAMVHAGLIN, encoded by the coding sequence ATGGCAGCCAAGACGAAATTCCGGGGGTCGTTCACCGCCTTGGTCACGCCGTTCAAGAACGGCTCGCTGGACGAGGCGGCGTTCCGGTCGCTGGTCAATTGGCAGATTTCCGAGGGCACCAACGGCCTGGTCCCGGTCGGCACCACCGGCGAGAGTCCGACGCTGAGCCATGACGAGCACAAGAGGGTGGTCGAATGGTGCATCGAGGAGGCCAAGGGCCGGGTGCCGGTGATTGCCGGCGCCGGCTCCAATTCGACCAAGGAGGCGGTCGAGCTGGCTCAGCACGCCGAGAAGGCGGGCGCCAGCGCCGTGCTGGTGGTGACGCCCTACTACAACAAGCCGACCCAGGAAGGGATGTATCAGCACTTCAAGGCGATCAACGACGCGATCGGGATTCCGATCATCATCTACAACATTCCGCCGCGCTCGGTGATCGACATGTCGGTCGACACCATGACGCGGCTGTGGGAGCTGAAGAACATCGCCGGCGTCAAGGATGCCACCGCCAGCATGGTGCGTGTCTCGCAGCAGCGCGCCGCGATGGGCGAGGATTTCAACCAGCTCTCCGGCGAGGACGCCACCATCCTCGGCTACATGGCGCATGGCGGCCATGGCTGCATTTCGGTGACCTCAAACGTCGCGCCGCGCCTGTGCTCGGAATTCCAGGCCGCCTGGGCTAAGGGCGACACCAAGGCGGCGCTCGCGATCCACGACAAGCTGATGCCGCTGCACAACAACCTCTTCATCGAGAGCAATCCGGCGCCGATCAAGTACGCGATGTCGCTGCTCGGCAAGCTGGACGAGATGCTGCGGCTGCCGATGGTGCCGGTCTCCGAGCCGACGCGCGTCGCGGTGCGCAGCGCCATGGTGCACGCCGGCCTGATCAACTGA
- a CDS encoding peroxiredoxin translates to MNQKNLLEVDWSQIPAPADDGGAAHLEGMTLPAISLLATDDNSVTLAALSGRTVVFAYPRTGEPGKISLVDDWDMIPGARGCTPQTCAFRDLFAELKAAGAAQVFGLSTQSNAYQTEMASRLHLPFPVLSDEKLSLTRALNLPTMEIAGLTLIKRLALIIDDARITHVFYPVFPPDRNAGDVLDWLKANPAKG, encoded by the coding sequence ATGAATCAGAAAAATCTGCTCGAAGTCGATTGGAGTCAGATTCCTGCGCCGGCCGACGATGGCGGCGCCGCGCACCTCGAGGGTATGACGCTGCCCGCGATCAGTCTGCTCGCGACTGACGATAATTCGGTGACACTGGCGGCGCTTTCGGGGCGGACCGTGGTGTTTGCTTATCCGCGTACCGGCGAGCCCGGCAAGATCTCGCTGGTCGACGATTGGGACATGATCCCCGGCGCGCGGGGCTGCACGCCGCAGACTTGCGCGTTTCGCGACCTGTTTGCCGAGCTGAAAGCCGCCGGCGCCGCGCAGGTGTTTGGTCTCTCGACCCAGAGCAATGCCTATCAGACCGAGATGGCGTCGCGGCTGCATCTGCCGTTCCCGGTGCTGTCGGACGAAAAGCTGTCGCTCACGCGCGCGCTGAATTTGCCGACGATGGAGATTGCGGGGCTGACCCTGATCAAGCGGCTCGCGCTGATCATCGACGATGCGAGGATCACGCATGTCTTCTATCCGGTGTTTCCACCCGACCGGAATGCCGGCGACGTCCTGGACTGGCTGAAGGCCAATCCCGCCAAAGGCTGA